A genome region from Sphingobium sp. CR2-8 includes the following:
- a CDS encoding 2-hydroxyacid dehydrogenase: MGRPLLLVGQPLLAPLLPLLRADHDVIALWEEPAADRLGDVDALVWAGEFPLGRDLLDAMPRLRLIACFTVGYDGVDLDLARQRGIAVCHAGNANAEDVADHAIGLMLAHRRWIVGGDRQLRAGGWTMEAKTRTRSMGGARLGIVGMGAIGLAVAVRAQAMRMAIGWWGPRPKPSLPWVRADSLEALARDSDILVVAARADASNRGMIDARIIDALGPEGLLVNVARGQLVAEAALIEALKGGRLGGAALDVFDPEPTDPKRWADVPHVVLTPHTGGATHEAVGRMAATLKANLAAHFAGAPLPSPVPEIAHATR; this comes from the coding sequence ATGGGCCGTCCTTTGCTGTTGGTGGGCCAGCCCTTGCTGGCGCCGCTATTGCCGCTGTTGCGTGCGGATCATGACGTCATCGCCCTATGGGAGGAGCCTGCGGCCGATCGGTTGGGCGACGTCGATGCGCTGGTGTGGGCCGGGGAGTTTCCGCTGGGGCGCGACCTTCTGGATGCGATGCCAAGGCTGCGCCTCATCGCCTGCTTCACCGTGGGTTATGACGGCGTCGACCTCGACCTCGCGCGGCAACGCGGCATAGCCGTCTGCCATGCCGGCAATGCCAATGCGGAGGATGTCGCCGACCATGCCATCGGCCTGATGCTGGCCCACCGCCGCTGGATCGTGGGGGGCGATCGCCAGTTACGGGCCGGTGGCTGGACGATGGAGGCCAAAACGCGCACCCGGTCCATGGGCGGGGCGCGGTTGGGCATCGTCGGCATGGGTGCGATCGGCCTGGCGGTGGCGGTGCGCGCGCAGGCGATGAGGATGGCGATCGGCTGGTGGGGGCCACGACCCAAGCCGTCCCTTCCGTGGGTGCGCGCCGATAGCCTGGAGGCGCTGGCGCGGGATAGCGACATATTGGTGGTGGCCGCGCGTGCCGACGCCAGCAACCGGGGCATGATCGATGCCCGGATCATCGACGCGCTGGGGCCGGAGGGGTTGCTGGTCAATGTCGCGCGAGGGCAATTGGTGGCGGAGGCGGCCTTGATCGAAGCGCTGAAGGGCGGGCGGCTGGGTGGCGCGGCGCTGGACGTGTTCGATCCCGAGCCGACCGATCCGAAACGCTGGGCCGATGTGCCCCATGTCGTGCTGACGCCGCATACGGGTGGCGCGACGCATGAAGCGGTGGGGCGGATGGCGGCGACGTTGAAGGCGAATCTGGCCGCGCATTTTGCCGGTGCGCCGCTGCCTTCTCCGGTGCCGGAAATCGCACACGCCACCAGATGA
- the leuS gene encoding leucine--tRNA ligase, producing MQRRFNPLEADARWQATWDSQQSFKADDASTKPRSYVLEMFPYPSGRIHIGHVRNYSMGDVLARFRRMTGHEVLHPMGWDAFGMPAENAAMEKKVHPGNWTRENIANMRAQLKKLGFAIDWSRELATCEPDYYGHEQALFLDMLEAGLVYRKESAVNWDPVDMTVLANEQVIDGRGWRSGALVEKRKLSQWFLKITQFADDLVAGLATLDQWPDKVKLMQENWIGKSVGLQFKFEMTTPLFVLDDQQPDRSNNMSEPGYIEVYSTRPDTIFGASFVAIAADHPLAQLVAADSNDAAAFIVKCKEGGTTAAELETAEKLGFDTGLTVAHPFDPDWQLPVFIANFVLMDYGTGAVMGVPAHDQRDLDFARKYMLPVERVVALEGEADTPIHDEAYTGPGHLVNSRFLDGMSVEAAKAAVIARAELEGWGAGKTVFRLRDWGVSRQRYWGTPIPVIHCESCGPVGVPKEQLPVVLPEDVSFDIPGNPLDRHPTWKHVDCPSCGQPAVRETDTLDTFADSSWYFIRFASQPKDKPFDRATVEQWLPVGQYIGGVEHAILHLLYARFWTRALQHMGQLGFAEPFTGLFTQGMVTHETYSREQGEGMPPVYFAPGEIARTSEGATLIADAAPVEVGRVIKMSKSKKNVVDPDDIIAQYGADAVRWFMLSDSPPERDLPWTEAGIEGSWRFVNRVWRLFGEADASAEGQDKALDRKLHQTVDGVAKDIEALGFNKAVAKIYELTNAIEKAKPSASRTAAIRALALLVAPMTPHLAEEGWAEMGGEGLIADAAWPAVDPALLVDDEVTIACQVMGKLRDTITVPKGTPKDELEKLALAAPNVIRILDGATPKKVIVVPDRLVNLVI from the coding sequence ATGCAAAGGCGCTTCAACCCGCTGGAGGCCGACGCCCGCTGGCAGGCGACATGGGACAGCCAGCAGAGCTTCAAGGCCGACGACGCGTCGACCAAGCCGCGCAGCTATGTGCTGGAGATGTTTCCCTATCCGTCGGGCCGCATCCATATCGGCCATGTCCGCAACTATTCGATGGGCGACGTACTGGCGCGATTCCGCCGGATGACGGGGCATGAAGTGCTGCATCCGATGGGCTGGGACGCCTTTGGCATGCCGGCCGAAAATGCGGCGATGGAAAAGAAGGTGCATCCGGGCAACTGGACGCGCGAGAATATCGCCAACATGCGCGCGCAGTTGAAGAAGCTGGGCTTTGCCATCGACTGGAGCCGCGAACTCGCCACCTGCGAGCCGGACTATTATGGGCATGAACAGGCGCTGTTCCTGGATATGCTGGAAGCGGGCCTGGTCTATCGCAAGGAGTCGGCGGTCAATTGGGACCCGGTCGACATGACCGTGCTGGCGAACGAGCAGGTGATCGACGGGCGCGGCTGGCGGTCGGGCGCGCTGGTCGAGAAGCGCAAGCTCAGCCAGTGGTTCCTCAAGATCACCCAGTTCGCGGACGATCTCGTGGCGGGCCTGGCTACGCTGGACCAGTGGCCCGACAAGGTGAAGCTGATGCAGGAAAACTGGATCGGCAAGTCGGTCGGCCTGCAATTCAAGTTCGAAATGACGACCCCGCTTTTTGTCCTTGACGATCAGCAGCCCGATCGCTCGAACAACATGAGCGAGCCAGGGTATATTGAGGTATATTCGACGCGCCCTGACACAATTTTTGGCGCCAGCTTCGTAGCAATTGCTGCTGATCATCCCCTGGCTCAGCTTGTTGCTGCAGACAGTAACGATGCAGCGGCTTTTATTGTAAAGTGCAAGGAAGGCGGCACCACCGCCGCCGAACTGGAAACAGCCGAAAAGCTGGGATTCGACACCGGCCTGACGGTCGCGCATCCGTTCGACCCCGACTGGCAGCTGCCCGTCTTCATCGCCAATTTCGTGCTCATGGACTATGGCACCGGCGCGGTCATGGGCGTGCCTGCGCATGACCAGCGCGACCTGGACTTCGCGCGCAAATATATGTTGCCGGTCGAGCGCGTCGTCGCGCTGGAAGGGGAGGCCGACACGCCGATCCACGACGAAGCCTATACCGGCCCCGGCCATCTGGTGAACTCCCGCTTTCTGGATGGGATGAGCGTAGAAGCCGCCAAGGCCGCCGTCATCGCCCGCGCCGAATTGGAAGGCTGGGGCGCGGGCAAGACCGTGTTCCGCCTGCGCGACTGGGGCGTGTCGCGCCAGCGTTACTGGGGCACGCCGATCCCGGTGATCCATTGCGAAAGCTGCGGCCCGGTGGGCGTGCCCAAGGAGCAGTTGCCGGTCGTGCTGCCCGAAGACGTCAGCTTCGACATTCCCGGCAATCCGCTGGACCGCCACCCGACCTGGAAGCATGTGGACTGCCCAAGCTGCGGCCAGCCTGCCGTGCGCGAAACCGATACGCTCGATACCTTCGCCGATTCGAGCTGGTATTTCATCCGCTTCGCCAGCCAGCCCAAGGACAAGCCGTTCGATCGCGCCACGGTCGAACAATGGTTGCCGGTCGGCCAGTATATCGGCGGCGTGGAACATGCGATCCTGCATCTTCTCTACGCCCGTTTCTGGACCCGCGCGCTCCAGCATATGGGGCAGCTGGGTTTTGCCGAACCGTTTACCGGCCTGTTCACGCAGGGGATGGTGACGCATGAAACCTATAGCCGGGAGCAGGGCGAAGGGATGCCCCCCGTCTATTTCGCGCCCGGTGAGATCGCGCGTACGTCGGAAGGCGCGACGCTGATCGCCGACGCTGCACCGGTCGAGGTCGGCCGGGTCATCAAAATGTCCAAGTCCAAGAAGAATGTCGTCGATCCCGACGATATCATCGCCCAATATGGCGCGGATGCGGTGCGCTGGTTCATGCTGTCGGACAGCCCGCCCGAACGCGACCTGCCCTGGACCGAAGCCGGGATCGAAGGATCGTGGCGTTTCGTCAACCGCGTCTGGCGGCTGTTCGGGGAGGCGGATGCCAGCGCTGAGGGGCAGGACAAGGCTTTGGACCGCAAGCTGCACCAGACCGTCGACGGCGTGGCGAAGGATATCGAGGCGCTGGGCTTCAACAAGGCCGTCGCCAAGATCTACGAACTCACCAATGCGATCGAGAAGGCCAAGCCATCCGCATCGCGCACCGCCGCGATTCGTGCGCTGGCGCTGCTGGTCGCGCCGATGACCCCGCATCTGGCCGAGGAAGGCTGGGCGGAGATGGGCGGAGAGGGCCTGATCGCCGACGCGGCCTGGCCTGCAGTGGACCCGGCGCTGCTGGTCGATGATGAGGTCACCATCGCCTGCCAGGTGATGGGCAAGCTGCGCGACACCATCACCGTGCCCAAGGGAACGCCGAAGGACGAACTGGAAAAACTGGCCCTGGCCGCGCCCAATGTGATCCGCATCCTGGACGGCGCGACGCCCAAGAAGGTGATCGTGGTGCCGGACCGGCTGGTGAATCTGGTGATTTAA
- a CDS encoding DUF3576 domain-containing protein has protein sequence MVRRLPTTATAGLLLAALLPLAACGGGAKDRPKADLAASKVTTIGVNAYLWRASLDTLSFMPMVQTDSNGGVIVTDWYANPNTPGERMKLTVTILDQDLRADALRVAASRQVNQGGQWVDAPVAAATVQKLEEVILTKARDLRRTAIG, from the coding sequence ATGGTCCGCCGCCTTCCCACCACTGCAACCGCCGGCCTGCTGCTGGCCGCGCTCCTACCGCTTGCCGCCTGCGGCGGCGGCGCCAAGGACCGGCCCAAGGCCGACCTGGCCGCGTCGAAGGTCACGACGATCGGCGTCAACGCCTATCTGTGGCGCGCCTCGCTGGACACATTGTCCTTCATGCCGATGGTGCAGACCGATTCGAACGGCGGCGTAATCGTCACCGACTGGTACGCCAATCCGAACACGCCGGGTGAGCGGATGAAGCTGACCGTGACGATCCTGGACCAGGATCTGCGCGCCGACGCGCTGCGTGTCGCCGCCAGCCGCCAGGTCAACCAGGGTGGCCAGTGGGTCGATGCGCCTGTAGCCGCCGCCACCGTGCAGAAGCTGGAGGAAGTGATCCTGACCAAGGCGCGCGACCTGCGCCGCACGGCGATCGGCTGA